TTGTATTCTGAGGTATTTTTACAAGCCAGTGTAACACCTAAAAATTATTAATCTTTTTTAATAAAGTCAAAAAATGAAAAAAACACACGCTATATTATTGGTTTTCCTTTTAAGCCAAACCTTATTTTTCGGGCAACTCCCTCCTATTTTCAACGAAAGTGATGAAGCTAGAGCGAGTCATTCAAAAATGGTTAAAACCTATTTAACCCCGCAAAAAATCATTTGGCAATCGGATGATACAGATACGTATATCCAAAACGAAGAAACCTTATTAAAAAAAGGAAACGGCCAAGTAGCTGTGAATGATAAAAATCAATTCAGATTAATAAGCACCGACACTCACAAACCCGGTATTATTTTAGACTACGGGAAAGAAATTCATGGTGGTGTAAAAATATCAATGGGCATTAGACCGAGTAAAACACCACTTAAATTAAGATTGCGTTTTGGTGAATCGGTCTCAGAAACCATCTCGGATGTTGGCGGTGAAAATACAGCAACAAACGAACACTCTTTAAGAGATTTCATTATTGAAGTCCCATGGTTAGGCTCTGTGGAAGTTGGAGAAACTGGGTTTCGTTTTCTTAGAATTGATTTAGTTGACGCTAATGAAAATGCACCATTAAAAGAAATTGCAGCAGCATTTACATATAGAGACATTCCCTATTTAGGCTCCTTTGAAAGTAGCGATAAACGTTTAAATGATATTTGGCTAACAGGTGCTTATACTGTGCATTTAAACATGCAAAGTTATTTATGGGACGGTATAAAAAGAGATCGTTTAGTTTGGGTTGGCGATATGCATCCCGAAGTGATGACGATTAATACTGTTTTTGGAAAAAATAGTATTGTCCCTAAAAGTTTAGATTTGGCTAGAGACCAACACCCGTTACCACAATGGATGAACACGATTAGTTCGTATTCAATGTGGTGGTTATTAATTCATAAAAACTGGTACGATTATCATGGTGATTTACCATACTTAAAAGAACAAGAAACCTATATGATTGCTTTGCTAGATCAGTTAAGCACTTTTATAGATAACGACAATAAAGAGGTTTTAAACGGAATGCGTTTTTTAGATTGGCCAACAAGTACAGACCCTAAAGCTATTCATGCAGGCTTACAAGCTATGATGATTATGACTTTTGAAGCTGGTTCGGACATTATGGGAGAATTTAACAGACCCGATCTTCAGAAAAAATATCTAAAAACATCTAAAAATTTAAAGAAACATACTCCAGAAGGCAACACAACAAAACAAGCAGCCTCCTTAATGGTATTGGCAGATATAGCAAAAGCAAAAACGACAAATACTGAAATATTAAAAAAAGATGGTGTTGAAAATATGTCAACGTTTTATGGCTATTATATTTTAGAAGCTATGGCCAAAGCCGATGATTACAACGGGGCTATAAATGTTATTAAAGACTATTGGGGTGGCATGTTAGATTTAGGTGCTACAACGTTTTGGGAAGATTTTAATATTACAGAAGGTAAAATTAGCGGAAGAATTGACGAAGTTCCCACTGAAAACAAAAGTGATATTCATAAAGATTTTGGAGCCTTTTGTTATGTAGGATTAAGGCATAGTTTATGCCATGGTTGGGCAAGCGGACCAACATCTTGGTTAACACAGCATGTATTAGGCGTAAATGTTTTAGATGGCGGAAATACTATAAAACTAGAACCACACCTTGGCGAGTTAGAATTTGTTAACGGTACGTTTCCAACAAAATTTGGAGTATTAAAAGTCGGTCATAAAAAAGAATCTAACGGTAAAACAACAACATCTATAGAGGCTCCAAAAGGGTTAAAAGTAATTCAATAAATTCATGATAAAAACATTAAAAACCTTTGGTTTAGCAACGCTTCTTACAAGCGTGCTTGCATGTGGTTCTCACACAAAAAAAGAGATAAAAACAGTAAAACAACCTAATATTATTTTCTTCTTAGTTGATGATATGGGTTGGATGGATACCAGTATAAACGGAAGTGAATACTACGAAACCCCTAACATTGAGCGGTTAGCAAAAATGGGAATGAAATTTACCCATGCCTATGCAGCTAACCCGCTATGCTCGCCAACCAGATCTAGTATTTTAACAGGTCAAGACCCTGCAAGAGTTCGTATTACTATGCCTGGAGGCCATTTACCTCCAAACCCAAATCAAGATTTAAGTGCAAAAAAAGGAGCGCCTTGGCAAAAAATGGCAACACCAGATTCAAGAACCTTTCTTACTACAAATCAATTTACTATTGCCGAAGCCTTAAAAGAAAATGGATACACAACGGCTCATATTGGTAAATGGCATTTAGGTCAAAAAGGCTATTGGCCAGAAGATCATGGATTTGACATTAATATTGGCGGCCAACAACATCCAGGACCTCCAAGTTATTTTTCGCCTTATAAAATACCGAATTTACCAAACGGAGAAAAGCACGAATACATAACAGATAGAGTTACAAAAGAAGCAGTAAATTTTCTTGACAATCAGACAAAAGACAAACCCTTTTTCTTAAACGTATGGCAATATGGTGTCCACGCCCCTTATCAAGCACCAAAAGAATTAATTGCCAAATATGCGGCTAAAAAAGATCCTCGTGGCAAACAAAACAGCCCAATTATGGGAGGTATGATGGAGAAAGTAGATGAGAGTTTAGGTGCCATCTTGGATAAATTAGAAGCTCTTGATATTATGGAAGATACGGTTATCGTTTTCTATTCTGATAACGGTGGAAACATGTACGACGTGGTTAATGGAGATTTTCCAACCAACAACTACCCTTTAAGTTTTGGTAAAGGAAATATCTATGAAGGCGGTATTAGAGTGCCTTGTATTGTATCTTGGAAAGGTAAAATTAAACCACATTCTACTTCAGATGAAATCATTCAAAGTACCGACTTTTATCCAACCCTATTAGATATCACAAATACAAAGCAAAACCCAGAGCAAAAACTAGATGGTATATCGTTAAGTGACTTACTAACTAAACAAAAACCACTAAACAGAAAAGCGGTATTTTCTCACTTTCCACATTATGTTCCCGCCACAGGCAACTATCCTACAACAGCAGTATGGCACGAAGATTATAAATTACTAAAAGTGTATGGTGAAGGACCTAACAGAACTCCCGAATATAAATTATTCAACTTAAAAGAAGATATTTCTGAAAGCATTAACATTGCGGCAAATGAAGAAAAACTAGTTCAGAGCATGACAAAAATGCTCGAGAATTATCTTAACGATATTGATGCTCTAGTTCCTGTAAAAAATCCTAATTATAAAAAAGGAAGTAAATCAAAATTTGGAATACCCCCAATATTTCCTATTAAAAACTATCCAAGCTACTAAAAAATAAAAAACTTATGAAAACTGTTTTTCAAATATTATTACTCTCTTTTATTGTTCTTATAAATTGTGAAAAAGCATATTCTCAGAATCCAATTATAAGAGGCTATGCAGATCCCGCCATGAAAGTTCATGATGGAAAAATGTATATGGCTATTGGCAAAGACGATGCTATTGGAAACAAAGGATTTAAAATGACCTATTGGACTATTATTTCATCTACCGATTTACGAGATTGGAAAGTTGAAGCACATATAGATCCAAAAGACACTTATTTAGGTGAAGCTAGCACAAGATGTTGGGCCGCAGATCTTGCTTTTAAAAATGATAAAGTGTATTTCTACTTTTCTAACGCTGGCGAAGAAACAGGTTTATTGGTTGCAGATACTCCACAAGGACCTTACGTAGATATTTACAACAAAGCCTTTTTACCAAAAGGAATGTCTGAAAATTACGAATATGACCCAACCACTTTTACAGATGACGATGGGAGACACTATCTGATATACGGTAGAAATGGGTTCTTTCAAAACAACATGCTGTATTACCAACTTATTGAATTAAACGATGATATGGTCTCACTAAAAGGAGAACCAATTTCGTTAAAAACCGATACCGAATTTGGTTTTGGAGAAAAAGGGAGAGCTAGAGATCATCAATATTTTCATAAATATGGAGACACGTATTATTTAAGCTGTGCAGGAATTTATAGAACGTCCAAAAACATAGAAGGACCTTACGTTAATGAAAGAAGTACTGGACAACCCAAAGGACACGCTAGTTTTGCAAATTACAATGGGCAAAGTTACCATGCTTGGGAATTTACATGCGCTCCTTATGACAATAGAGCATATAGGCAAGTTATGATGACTTATTTACATTATAAAGATAATGGTGATATGATTAGCGACCCCAATTTTATAGAAACAGGTAAATATTATGAAACTGGTGTTGGAAGCTATAGTGCATTATGGGATACTATCGAGGCTGAATGGTTTTTTAAAAAGTCTGAAGGCATTCAGAAAAAAGAAGGACAAGATGGTTTTGTTTTGACAAATATTCAAAATAACGACTATGTAAACTTTCCAAGTATCATAAAAATGGATGCTAATACTTCTATTAATTTTGAGGTGGCTTCAAAAGTTGATAATGCAACCATAGAAATTCGATTAGATAGTCCAACAGGAGAATTATTAGGCACCTGTAACATACCAAATACAGGCAGTTGGGACAGTTACAAAACCGTATCTACTACATTAAAAAACAAAAAGAAAACTCATAATCTATATTTCGTATTTAAAGGTAATAAAGGCGAGGTTGTTCACCTTAACGCTTTTAACTTCAGTAAATAAACGCATCTAAAAATGAAAAAACACATTCTATTAATACTAATTGCATCCCTTTTTTTTAGCTGCAAAACGATGCAATCACAAAGTAAAAACCCAACTAAACCAAATGTCATCATTGTATTTATAGATGATGAAGGTTATGGCGATGTTGGTGTCTATGGAGCTACTGGTTTTCAAACGCCACATATTGATAAAATGGCAAGCGAAGGCATGCGCTTTACTAATTTTTACGCAGCGCAACCCGTATGCAGTGCATCTAGAGCTGGAATCATGACTGGATGCTACCCAAATAGAGTTGGCATTAACGGCGCCTTATTTCCATTTCACAACACGGGATTGAACTCAGATGAGTACACTATTGCTGAAATGTTTAAAGATCAAGGTTATGCAACAGCTTGTGTTGGTAAATGGCATTTAGGATGGCAGAAAGAATTTTTGCCATTACAACATGGTTTCGATGAATTTATTGGATTGCCTTACTCAAATGATATATGGCCCTATAGTAGCCAGACAGGAGAAAGACTTCCTAAAGACAAAGGACGTGGTAAGCTTCCAGACTTGCCTTTAATTGAAGGCAATAAAACAGTTAGTTATATTACCAGTTTTGAAGATCAAGATAACTTGACCACGATGTACACTGAAAAATCTGTAGAATTTATAAATAAAAATGCAGATAAGCCTTTCTTTTTATACCTACCACATAGCATGGGACATATTCCTTTAGGAGTCTCTGACAAGTTTAAAGGAAAAAGTGAACAAGGTATGTATGGCGATGTCATGATGGAAATTGATTGGTCTGTTGGGGAGATTACAAAAGCCTTAAAAAAGAATAATATTGAGGATAACACCATTGTTATTTTCACTTCAGACAATGGTCCATGGCTTAGTTTTGGAAACCATGCAGGTTCATCTGGTGGTTTAAAAGAAGGTAAACTAAGTAGTTGGGAAGGCGGACAGCGTGTACCATTCATCATCCGATATCCAAATAAAATCTCAGCAGGAACGGTTTGTAATAAATTAGGTTGTGCTATTGACTTACTTCCTACTCTAGCGGCAATGTCAAAAGGAAAATTATCTAAAAATAAAATTGATGGTGTTGATATTAGTTCCCTTTTTATAGGTGATTTCACATCTGATCCACGAGAAACCATTTTATACTACTACGGAAAAAACAACCTAAACGGTGTTAGAAAAGGAAACTGGAAACTCATATTACCTCATACCTACAAAAGCTATCAAAATGAAATAGGAAACGATAGAAAAAATGGTAAAAGGAAAAAAATAGTCATTACAGAACCTCATCTATTCGACATGACTCGTGATCCTGGGGAACAATACAACGTGATTGCAACCTATCCAGAAAAAGTAAAAGAACTAATGGAAGTAGTTGAAGAAGCTAGGAAAGAATTAGGAGACTTAAATGTAGGAATTGCTAAAGGAACTGGGAACAGAAAACCTGGTATTGTAAAGTAACCCACTCTACAAAGCTCTACTCCTAACAAAATCCTATATCCTATTAAAAATAGGATATAATTTTGAACTTAAGAAACATGAACATCTACAAAAAAAACTATCTAATACTTATTATTTTATTGACAACAAGTAATACTTATTCTCAATACCAAGTCTGGATGGGAACTACCTGTACTCCACAGAATGCATTGTACAAAAATAAAACTTGGAAAAATACAGCAAAACTAGTTGAAGGTTTAAATATTAACAAAACTCCTGTAAAACCTTTAAAGGGAACACCTAGCGAAGGAGAAAAATCTTTATCCTTACAAGAATTTAATAGTGTTATCACCCTATTCAAAAAAGGATCTAAAAATGGATTTGTAGAAATAGCTAGAACATTTTTTGAAAACGATGCCTATCCAAATAGACCAGATTTGATAACGCTTCTAGAAAAGAAATTTAAACGTATTGATGCTGGAGGATATGATGTAAAAGGAATTATGTTTTTTGATAATTATATCGGAAGTAACGCTAAATCATCAAAAGGAGTAGTCTACGCTTGGACAGAGGCAGAAGTTCAAAAAATGAGAGATTGGCTAGATGAAAATCGTCCAGGAACAAGGCTTTATTGGAACGCAAGAAACAATTCCATAACCAATCGTAACTGGTGTGAAAACCCTTTAGTTGATGATATTGTAATGGAGGCAAAACCTGAATTGTGGTATAAAAATGCAGGATCAAGACAAACCTTATTAAAATGGCTTTGGACAAACCCAACGACTGTAAATAAACGTATTATTTTACAAACTCCAGTAAATACAATGACAGCTCCTTATGGAAATCCAAATGGGTTGCAGCAATTTAGAGAATTTGTAAGATGGCTTGGAGTAGATTTGATGGATTTTGAATTCATGAGAAGTAAAAGACTTATTATTATGCCAGTAACCTATAACAATGCTTTCACGTTCTACCCAGAAACAATCAACAATGGGAAAACTTATGCGAATACAATGACAGGAATTGCATTATCACTTATCGAGCAAAGAAAACTATTTCAAGGAATAGATACTAAACCAACAAAAGAAGACGCCTACAATATAAGTAGAGCAACATCAAAATAACATATTTTAAAAAAACAGTATGAAGATAGTTTCAATTATTACTTTATTTATTCTTATAACTTGTGTATCAAATGCACAAAATATAAAAGATGATATTGCAAAAAAACCTGTATATAATAGTGTACCAAAGTATAACGAATTTTTCACTGTGGAAATGGAAACTGCAGTTGATGAAGTTCTTAAAAAAATGACATTAGAGGAAAAGCTCACTATGCTACAAGGTGATATTGACGGTCAAGCACCTCCCAGTAGAGGTTCTGCTGCTGTAAAAAGATTGAATGTAGAACCTTTGATTTTTTATAATGGCCCTAGAGGACTACAAACTTCATATAAAAGTACACTTTTCCCTACCGGTATTGCGCAAGCTGCAAGTTTTAGACCTGAATTGGTTAAAAAGATTGGAGCAGCTATTTCTTCAGAATTATTAGAAGCAGGCTGGGATGTTTTAGAAGCTCCTTCTATCAATATTATTAGAGATCCATTAAACGGAAGAAATTTTGAATATTATACCGAAGATCCATATTTAAATGCAAAAGTAACAAGTGCATTTATATTAGGAGGACAAGGTGCAGGAGCATTAAATTCGGCTAAGCATTTTATCGGAAACAATAAAGAACAAAATAGAGGACAAGTAAATGCCGTGATAGACGAAAGAGCTATGCATGAAATTTACTTACCAGCCTTTAAAGCAGCTTGTGAAGTTGGAGTATTGAGTATTATGACTGGTGCTAATAGAGTAAATGGTCCTCATGCTTCTGACAATCCGGATATAATCAACATATTAAAAGACGAATGGAATTGGCAAGGATTTTTATATACCGATTGGAATGGAGTTCAGACATCAAAGGAAGCCTATGAAGCAGGTCTAGACTTATCTATGCCAGGAAAAGTCAAATCTCCATTTAGAGTAGATAAATTAAAACCAATTGCAAATGACGGTAAAGAAAACTTATTGGCACTTGATGATAAAGTAAAGAGATTATTAAGAGGTAATTATTTTGCAGGAAAATTACCTGGTGTTCCTGCTAAACCAAAGGTTATAGTTGATTATGACAAACATCACCAATTAGCTTTTGATGCTGCATTGGCTAGTATGGTATTGGTTAAAAACAACAATAAATTATTACCAATATCTAGTAAAGTAAACAAAATCGCAGTACTAGGACCTATGGCAAATAAACAATTCTCTAAAGAATCTGGGGGAAGTTCTGGCGTTAGAGGGGTAATGTATGAAATAACTGCATTGCAAGGTCTTAAAAAACGATTTGGAAATAAGGTAACCAATGTACCTTTTTCTATCAATGAACTATACAAAACCATTGCTGCTCCTAACGTATATCATATCGATAAAACGGGCAAAAAAAGAGAAGGATTCTTAGCCACTTATACAGGTAAACACCCTAATACTGATAAAAAAAATATCGTACACCATAGCACGCCCGATATTAATTTTAACTGGGAAATGGCTTCACCAGATCGTGATCAATTAAGCTCTGATAAATTTATTGCAGAGTGGACTGGTACACTTGTTCCGCCTGCATCTGGAGATTATACTATAAGAATAAAAGGAAGTCAGAAAGTAACACTTGAGTTAGATGGTAAATTGGTTTCTAACAAACAGTTTATTCAAAGATTTAGAGAAACTACCATGGCTTTAAAAGGCGGTAAAAAGTACAAAATTAAACTTACGTTCCGTAAAGCCCGTGGCGATGGAAATATCCAATTATCATGGATTACCCCAAATTCTGAAAAGCAATTAAATGACAAGCTGGAGAAATCTGTAGAAACAGCTCGTAATGCAGAATTTGTTGTACTAGCCATAGGATTGGATCATAATACAGAGTCTGAAGGTATGGATAGATTGTCTATGAGACTACAAGAATACCAAGACAAATTAGTAGAACGTGTCTTAGCTGTAAATCCTAATACTGCCATCATAGTATACGGAGGAACACCTATGTCTATGCCTTGGTTTGATAAAGCTCCTGCCCTAGTACTACCTTGGTATGCAGGTATTGAAAATGGTAATGCATTGGCTTCCTTATTAGCTGGAGACAATGATTTTGGAGGAAGAATGCCTGTAACATTTCCAAAAAAATATGAAGATTCACCAGCCGCACCCTTTAGACAAAACTCAGCTAAAAAGGATACTATAGAACATAATGAAGGAGTCTTTGTTGGATACCGTTGGTATGAAAGCCAAAAAATTGAACCATTAATTTCTTTTGGGGAAGGCTTGAGTTATTCGACTTATAGTTACGGAAAACCAAAAATTAAAAAAGAAGGAAAAAGTGTAACTGTAAGTATGACAATAAAAAATACAGGAATGGTAAAGGGTATAGATGTAGTTCAATTATACATACATGATCAACAATCTACTTTCCCAAGACCTCTAAAAGAATTAAAAGGATTCCAAAGTATTCTATTAGCACCGGGGGAAACCAAAAGTATTTCTTTTAATCTTGATGAAAGTGCTTTCTCTTACTACAATCCCGATACACATAAATGGTGGTTAGAGTCGGGTAAATTCGATATATTAATTGGTCAATCTTCCAATAAGATTTTGAATAAAATATCAATTACACTTTAATCAAAAAAAAGAATAATTGGAATACACTTTTTAATATCCTTTTTAAATTAATTAATATGAAGATATCAAAACTTATACCTCTAGTTCTTACACTCTGTCTTTTTGTATCATGTAAAGATAAATCAGAAGAAAAACAAGCTTCAGAAATAACATCAAAGCGACCAAACATCATCTTCTTAATGGATGACCAGCATCGTTATGACGCTTTAGGAATCATCAATAAACAAGTCCTTACACCTACTCTAGATAGTTTAGCAACAGCGGGTGTTTTATTCAATCAAGCCGTTTGTCAAGCACCTATGTGCGTACCAAGTCGCAACTCTATGATGTTGGGTTTATACCCAAACCAAACAGGTGTTTATAGAAATAGTGATGGCTTAAAAGATGAAGACGTTCCTGTAAAAACTATGGCTGAATATTTTAGGGATGCAGGCTATGAAACTGCTGGTTTCGGAAAAACACATTGGGGAAAATTCAAAACGAATACGAGAGGCTTTGAAACGCGATATGTATCTGAAATAAAAGAAGATGGTGCGATTAGCATGCTAGAAATGAATCCTGAATCTAAAAAAAGATATGATGCTGAAATTAAGGATATGGGTGCTGGTGAAGAAAATAATTTAGGATATCTAGGCTTTACAAGTAAACTTGATGAAACAGATCACAGAGACGGCTGGATTACCAAACAAACCATAAACTACATAGAGAATAGAAATGACGAAAGACCTTTGTTTTTATATCTGTCTTATATGAAACCACATGCGGGCCATAACGTTCCAAATGGATACGAAGATTTATATGATTTAGATAGTATCACATATCCAAAACAACCTAATTGGAGCCAAGATAAGTCTCCACATTCTGAAGGTGTAAACCGAAGAAAAATGTATGAGGACTATTGGAAAAATGCTTCAGAGGAGGAGTGGAAATTAATGACGATGCGCTATTACGCCAATGTAACTTGGATAGATGATATGATGGGACGAACTTTAAAAGCACTAAAAAAGAAAGGGTTGCTAGAGAACACTTTAATTGTTTACACTTCAGACCACGGAGAAATGTTAGGCTCGCGTTATTACAAATTCAACAAATATAATTTATATGATGCCAGTGTTCGAGTACCTATGATTATTTCTGGTACAGCTCTACCAAAAGAGATAAAACCAAACTCAGTTGATGATTTATCTGCTGAAAATACAGACCTCTTGCCTACCTTGTTAAAATTTTCCGGAATAGACCAAGACAAACCATTGTTAGGAGAAAACCTCTTCAGTAAAAATAGAAATGAAGCTACTTTTTCAGCCTTACACGAGCGTACTGGAGAAGCTGCTTTTATGTGGAGAACAAAAAACCATAAACTTATTTTAGTATTCAAAAGAAAAGAAAATGCCTTAGATTATTCTGAAAAAGATATTATTACTGGCGAGTTTTATGATTTGCAAAAAGACCCAAAAGAATGGACAAATTTATTTAATAATTCTGAAATTTCTTCACTTCAAAATGAATATAAAACTCAATTATTAGCACATTTACACAAGCTAAAAAACAAACATGCTATATAATTTTCCACTAAATATGCTACAGAAGTAACAGGATGCATTTTTCCCGTTTTACAACGAACTTTACTAAATATTATACATTTTTTATAATACCATTTAAAAAAAATCATGTTTATGAAAAGAATTCTACTTTGCTTGACGCTTTTATGCGTTACATTCATCACGGTTTCCTATACTCCAATCAATGAGAAAAAAGGATTAGTTGGTTCAAAATATAATTGCTTACCTAATACTTTATT
The window above is part of the Algibacter sp. L3A6 genome. Proteins encoded here:
- a CDS encoding beta-glucosidase, with protein sequence MKIVSIITLFILITCVSNAQNIKDDIAKKPVYNSVPKYNEFFTVEMETAVDEVLKKMTLEEKLTMLQGDIDGQAPPSRGSAAVKRLNVEPLIFYNGPRGLQTSYKSTLFPTGIAQAASFRPELVKKIGAAISSELLEAGWDVLEAPSINIIRDPLNGRNFEYYTEDPYLNAKVTSAFILGGQGAGALNSAKHFIGNNKEQNRGQVNAVIDERAMHEIYLPAFKAACEVGVLSIMTGANRVNGPHASDNPDIINILKDEWNWQGFLYTDWNGVQTSKEAYEAGLDLSMPGKVKSPFRVDKLKPIANDGKENLLALDDKVKRLLRGNYFAGKLPGVPAKPKVIVDYDKHHQLAFDAALASMVLVKNNNKLLPISSKVNKIAVLGPMANKQFSKESGGSSGVRGVMYEITALQGLKKRFGNKVTNVPFSINELYKTIAAPNVYHIDKTGKKREGFLATYTGKHPNTDKKNIVHHSTPDINFNWEMASPDRDQLSSDKFIAEWTGTLVPPASGDYTIRIKGSQKVTLELDGKLVSNKQFIQRFRETTMALKGGKKYKIKLTFRKARGDGNIQLSWITPNSEKQLNDKLEKSVETARNAEFVVLAIGLDHNTESEGMDRLSMRLQEYQDKLVERVLAVNPNTAIIVYGGTPMSMPWFDKAPALVLPWYAGIENGNALASLLAGDNDFGGRMPVTFPKKYEDSPAAPFRQNSAKKDTIEHNEGVFVGYRWYESQKIEPLISFGEGLSYSTYSYGKPKIKKEGKSVTVSMTIKNTGMVKGIDVVQLYIHDQQSTFPRPLKELKGFQSILLAPGETKSISFNLDESAFSYYNPDTHKWWLESGKFDILIGQSSNKILNKISITL
- a CDS encoding sulfatase, which encodes MQSQSKNPTKPNVIIVFIDDEGYGDVGVYGATGFQTPHIDKMASEGMRFTNFYAAQPVCSASRAGIMTGCYPNRVGINGALFPFHNTGLNSDEYTIAEMFKDQGYATACVGKWHLGWQKEFLPLQHGFDEFIGLPYSNDIWPYSSQTGERLPKDKGRGKLPDLPLIEGNKTVSYITSFEDQDNLTTMYTEKSVEFINKNADKPFFLYLPHSMGHIPLGVSDKFKGKSEQGMYGDVMMEIDWSVGEITKALKKNNIEDNTIVIFTSDNGPWLSFGNHAGSSGGLKEGKLSSWEGGQRVPFIIRYPNKISAGTVCNKLGCAIDLLPTLAAMSKGKLSKNKIDGVDISSLFIGDFTSDPRETILYYYGKNNLNGVRKGNWKLILPHTYKSYQNEIGNDRKNGKRKKIVITEPHLFDMTRDPGEQYNVIATYPEKVKELMEVVEEARKELGDLNVGIAKGTGNRKPGIVK
- a CDS encoding sulfatase; this translates as MKISKLIPLVLTLCLFVSCKDKSEEKQASEITSKRPNIIFLMDDQHRYDALGIINKQVLTPTLDSLATAGVLFNQAVCQAPMCVPSRNSMMLGLYPNQTGVYRNSDGLKDEDVPVKTMAEYFRDAGYETAGFGKTHWGKFKTNTRGFETRYVSEIKEDGAISMLEMNPESKKRYDAEIKDMGAGEENNLGYLGFTSKLDETDHRDGWITKQTINYIENRNDERPLFLYLSYMKPHAGHNVPNGYEDLYDLDSITYPKQPNWSQDKSPHSEGVNRRKMYEDYWKNASEEEWKLMTMRYYANVTWIDDMMGRTLKALKKKGLLENTLIVYTSDHGEMLGSRYYKFNKYNLYDASVRVPMIISGTALPKEIKPNSVDDLSAENTDLLPTLLKFSGIDQDKPLLGENLFSKNRNEATFSALHERTGEAAFMWRTKNHKLILVFKRKENALDYSEKDIITGEFYDLQKDPKEWTNLFNNSEISSLQNEYKTQLLAHLHKLKNKHAI
- a CDS encoding family 43 glycosylhydrolase — its product is MKTVFQILLLSFIVLINCEKAYSQNPIIRGYADPAMKVHDGKMYMAIGKDDAIGNKGFKMTYWTIISSTDLRDWKVEAHIDPKDTYLGEASTRCWAADLAFKNDKVYFYFSNAGEETGLLVADTPQGPYVDIYNKAFLPKGMSENYEYDPTTFTDDDGRHYLIYGRNGFFQNNMLYYQLIELNDDMVSLKGEPISLKTDTEFGFGEKGRARDHQYFHKYGDTYYLSCAGIYRTSKNIEGPYVNERSTGQPKGHASFANYNGQSYHAWEFTCAPYDNRAYRQVMMTYLHYKDNGDMISDPNFIETGKYYETGVGSYSALWDTIEAEWFFKKSEGIQKKEGQDGFVLTNIQNNDYVNFPSIIKMDANTSINFEVASKVDNATIEIRLDSPTGELLGTCNIPNTGSWDSYKTVSTTLKNKKKTHNLYFVFKGNKGEVVHLNAFNFSK
- a CDS encoding sulfatase, which translates into the protein MIKTLKTFGLATLLTSVLACGSHTKKEIKTVKQPNIIFFLVDDMGWMDTSINGSEYYETPNIERLAKMGMKFTHAYAANPLCSPTRSSILTGQDPARVRITMPGGHLPPNPNQDLSAKKGAPWQKMATPDSRTFLTTNQFTIAEALKENGYTTAHIGKWHLGQKGYWPEDHGFDINIGGQQHPGPPSYFSPYKIPNLPNGEKHEYITDRVTKEAVNFLDNQTKDKPFFLNVWQYGVHAPYQAPKELIAKYAAKKDPRGKQNSPIMGGMMEKVDESLGAILDKLEALDIMEDTVIVFYSDNGGNMYDVVNGDFPTNNYPLSFGKGNIYEGGIRVPCIVSWKGKIKPHSTSDEIIQSTDFYPTLLDITNTKQNPEQKLDGISLSDLLTKQKPLNRKAVFSHFPHYVPATGNYPTTAVWHEDYKLLKVYGEGPNRTPEYKLFNLKEDISESINIAANEEKLVQSMTKMLENYLNDIDALVPVKNPNYKKGSKSKFGIPPIFPIKNYPSY
- a CDS encoding alpha-L-rhamnosidase, whose protein sequence is MKKTHAILLVFLLSQTLFFGQLPPIFNESDEARASHSKMVKTYLTPQKIIWQSDDTDTYIQNEETLLKKGNGQVAVNDKNQFRLISTDTHKPGIILDYGKEIHGGVKISMGIRPSKTPLKLRLRFGESVSETISDVGGENTATNEHSLRDFIIEVPWLGSVEVGETGFRFLRIDLVDANENAPLKEIAAAFTYRDIPYLGSFESSDKRLNDIWLTGAYTVHLNMQSYLWDGIKRDRLVWVGDMHPEVMTINTVFGKNSIVPKSLDLARDQHPLPQWMNTISSYSMWWLLIHKNWYDYHGDLPYLKEQETYMIALLDQLSTFIDNDNKEVLNGMRFLDWPTSTDPKAIHAGLQAMMIMTFEAGSDIMGEFNRPDLQKKYLKTSKNLKKHTPEGNTTKQAASLMVLADIAKAKTTNTEILKKDGVENMSTFYGYYILEAMAKADDYNGAINVIKDYWGGMLDLGATTFWEDFNITEGKISGRIDEVPTENKSDIHKDFGAFCYVGLRHSLCHGWASGPTSWLTQHVLGVNVLDGGNTIKLEPHLGELEFVNGTFPTKFGVLKVGHKKESNGKTTTSIEAPKGLKVIQ